In Castanea sativa cultivar Marrone di Chiusa Pesio chromosome 6, ASM4071231v1, a single window of DNA contains:
- the LOC142639697 gene encoding uncharacterized protein LOC142639697 has protein sequence MSNVLYRATKYMNAEDALLAREEKPRNWERQEDTQVDRGWKMARTRERREDRRFKPPTGGLNIRSRDTYCRFHCDHGHDTADCYDLKQQIEALIRQGKLQRFVSKNRTNPPQDPAPRRENERPRPLIRDIRMIIRGTAALSSSKKAGKMYLRMVHSVQLAGTIPKMRRISNLVVEFSEEDAWRLHHPHDDAIVVTLQVGDYNMH, from the exons ATGTCGAATGTGCTTTACAGGGCaaccaagtacatgaacgcgGAAGATGCATTACTGGCTAGGGAAGAAAAGCCTAGAAATTGGGAGAGACAGGAAGATACACAGGTAGACAGAGGATGGAAGATGGCCAGAACAAGGGAACGACGGGAGGATAGACGCTTCAAGCCACCTACAG GAGGCCTGAATATTAGATCAAGGGATACATATTGTCGTTTTCATTGtgatcatggccacgatacgGCCGACTGCTATGACCTGAAGCAACAGATTGAAGCCCTTATCAGGCAAGGAAAGCTTCAGAGGTTCGTTAGCAAGAATAGGACAAACCCACCACAAGACCCAGCTCCTCGACGGGAAAACGAGCGCCCAAGGCCCCTGATAAGAGACATAAGAATGATCATTAGGGGCACAGCAGCATTGAGCTCATCCAAAAAGGCCGGTAAAATGTACCTAAGGATGGTTCATAGTGTCCAACTAGCAGGTACAATACCGAAGATGAGACGGATCAGCAACCTAGTCGTCGAGTTTTCAGAGGAGGATGCGTGGCGTCTCCACCACCCGCATGATGACGCGATTGTTGTGACTTTGCAAGTAGGAGATTACAATATGCACTGA